The Knoellia sp. S7-12 region TGACTCGACCGACTGGCGCGGGTCGAGACTGGACAGCGGGTCCTGGAAGACCATCTGGATGTCCTGGCGCTTGCGCCGCAGCTCCTCGCCCTTGAGTGAGGCGATGTCGATGCCGTCGAAGGTGACCGACCCGTCCGTGGGCGGCTCAAGGTTGAGGATGGCGCGACCGAGCGTGGACTTGCCGCACCCGGACTCGCCGACGAGCCCGTAGGTCTCGCCCTGTCGGATCTGCAGGTCGACCCCGTCCACTGCATAGACATGGCCGATCGTCTTGTCGAAGATCACGCCGCGCTTGATGGGGAAGTGGACCTTGATCCCGCGCACGTCGACGAGGACGTCACCATCGGCGTATGCCGTCCCACCCAGAGCGTGGGACCCCTGTTCACCTTCCGTGGTCGCGTTGTCGTCCGGCTGGGCACTCATCGGGGGACCTCCACAGGGTTGTGGCAGCGCAGCGCTCGGCTGTGCTGCTCCTCGAGCTCGGGCATCACCTGGGTGCACACCTCGATGGGCTGGGAGCAGCGAGGCGCGAAGGCACAGGCGCTGGTCCACGGAAGGTTGTCGGACACCGAGCCGGGAATGGGTGTGAGTCGCTGCCCGCGAGGGGCGTCGAGCCGGGGGATCGACGCCAGCAGACCGTGCGTGTAGGGGTGCCTGGGCTCAGCGAAGAGTTCGTGTCGCTCGCCGCGCTCGACGATCCGACCGCCATAGAGGACGTTGACCTCGTCGCACAGACCGGCGACGACGCCGAGGTCGTGGGTGATCATCACCAGGGCCGTGCCGGTGTCCTGCACGAGCTCCTTGAGCAGGGCGAGGATCTGCGCCTGGATCGTCACGTCGAGAGCGGTGGTCGGCTCGTCGGCGATGAGGAGTCGAGGCTGGCAGGCGAGAGCGATGGCGATGAGGGCCCGTTGACGCATGCCGCCGGACAGTTGGTGCGGGTAGTCCTTGAGCCGCTGGTTGGGATCGGGGATGCCGACCCGGTCGAGGAGCTCACGGGCGACCGGGGTGGCCGCCTTGCGGGACATCCCGCGGTGGCGCTCGAGCACCTCGGTCACCTGGATGCCGATGGGAATGACCGGGTTGAGCGACGACAGCGGGTCCTGGAACACCATGGCGATGTCCTTGCCCCGCTTGTCCCGCATCTGCTGGTCCGAGAGCGAGAGCAGATCCGTGCCGTCATAGGTGACAGTGCCGCTGACCTTGTTGCCGCGCTTGGGGAGCAGTCCCATGATCGCGAGCGAGGTCACGGACTTGCCGCAGCCGGACTCGCCAACGAGGCCGACGGTCTGGCCGGGACGCACGTCGAAGTTGACGCCTTGCACGGCGTCGAAGGGCTCCTGTCCCTGGCGTTGGAAGGTCACCTTCAGGTCGCGTACGGACAGGAGGGGTTCGGCCGAGCTGCTGTGCGCATTCGAGTGACTCGAGTGTGCAGTCGGGGATAGCGCGGTGTTCGTCATCTCCGGTTCACCTCCGGCTCTTGGGGTCGAGGGCTTCACGTAGCGACTCACCCATGAGGGTGAAGCCGAGTGCGACGACGATGATGCAGGCGGCCGGGTAGAACGCCAGGTGCGGGTAGTCCGAGATGTACTGCTGGGCTGCACCCAACATCTGGCCCCACTCGGGTTGACGGTCGTCGGCGTTGCCGAAACCGAGGAACGACAGCGCGGCCGCATCGATGATCGAGGTCGCGAGCACGAGCGTCGATTGGACGATGACCGGCCCGAGCGAGTTCGGGAGCATGTGCCGCAGGACGATGGCGCTCTGCTTCACGCCCAAGGCCCGCGCAGCGAGCACGTGGTCACTCGAGCGTTGGGCGAGCATCGACCCACGGAGGAGGCGGGCGAAGACCGGGACCTGGACCGTCGCGATGGCGATGATGAGGGTCCACTGCGAGGGCTTCGGGGCCAAGGCCGAGATCGACACCGCGAGCAGCAGCGACGGGATCGACAGCATGACGTCGACGATGCGCATCACGAGCGAGTCAACCCAGCCACCGAAGGCCCCAGCGAGCGTGCCGAGGAAGAGTCCGCCGATGAGGCCGAACACCGTGGCGAACACACCGACGATGAGGGTCTGGCGCGCCCCGACGATGAGGCGTGAGAGGAGGTCCCGCCCGAAGTCGTCCGAACCCAGCGAGTGCCCCGGAATCGCCTCGACGACCTTGCTCGCCGCGGACTGCCGATCGAGGAGCGCGGGAATACGCAGGGTCGGATCGTGAGGAGCGATCCACGGAGCGACGATGGCGAGCAGGACGAACAGCAGGGTGATCGTCGCTCCGAAGAGGAAGACCGGATTGCGTCGCAGACGTGCCCACGCGCTCGCGATGAGCGATACGCCTCCGGTGTCCTTGACGGCGCCAGCCGTGTCGATCTGCAAGTCCTTGACGGCCGTGGCGCCAGCCGTGGCCGCGAGCGAGTCGATGCGGTCCTTCCTGGCGTTGGGTCGGGGGTCCATGGGGCTGTTGGTCATCAGGTCACCTCGTCCTGACTCGGGGGTCGATGACCGCGTACGCGATGTCGACCAGGAGGTTGACGATGACATAACCCGCGGCAGCCGCGAGGATGACGACCTGCAACACCGGGTAGTCGCGTTTGGTGAAGGACTCGGCCAAGATGTTACCGACGCCTCCAAAGGAGAAGACCTGCTCGGTGAGAACCGCACCAGCAAGGAGGGCACCGATCTGGAGACCGATGGTCGTCGTGACGGGAAGCATGGCATTGCGCAGGATGTGGCGGCCACGGATGATCCGGTTCGACAGGCCCTTGGACTCCGCCGTGCGGATGTAGTCCTCATCGACGACGTCGAGCACGGCCGCGCGGGTGATCCGGAAGATCACGGCGAAGGGGATGCTCGAGAGCGCGACGGCCGGGAGGATGAGGTGCTTGAACGCGTCCCAGGCCGCGTCGAACTCCCGGGTGATGAGGCCGTCGAACACGAAGAACCCCGTGACTCGGGTGCCCTCGATCTCGCTGCCCTGGCGCCCTGACACCGGGAGCCAGCCGAGCTTGATCGCGAAAATGTACTTGAGCAGGAAGGCGAGGAAGAAGACGGGGATTGCGACACCGACGAGCGAGGTGATCACCGAGGCGTTGTCGAGCAACGACCCGTGGCGGCGGGCCGCCATGTAGCCGAGCGGGATGCCGAGAGCCACCGCGATGATCATCGCGAACGTGCTCAGTTCGAGGGTGGCTGGCATGCGTTGCAGGAAGATGTCGAGCGCGTCCCGACCCACGAGAACACCGTTGGAGACTCCGAAGTCTCCCTTGAGAATGCGGCCGAGGAAGCTCAGGTACTGCGACCACAGTGGCTGGTCGAGGCCGAGCACCTTCTCGAGCGCGGCCCGGGACTGGGGCGTGGCGCGCTCACCGAGCAGGGCGGAGACCGTGCCTCCGGGGAGCGACTTGAGCCATACGAACAACAACAACGACAGGACCGCCAGCACGGCGACCATCTGTATCAAGCGCCTGACGATGAACCTCAGCACGCAAACCTCCCAGGGGAATGGCGGTGATCATGGCGGTGGCCGCCCCGGCGAGTCTTCGCCGGGGCGGCCACCTGCGTCAACGGTGGTGAACCAGAACGGTCACTTGCCGCCGACGGTCACGCTGCTGAACTCCTCTGCCGTCAACGGCGAGGGGACAACACCCTCGACGTTGTCGCCCACCACGAGCGCGGGCGGGGAGTGGCTGATCGCGAGAGCCGGGAGGTACTCCTCCTGGATCTGCTGGTTCAACTTCTCGTAGGCCGCGGTGCGCTCGGCCTCGTCGACGATCGAGTCGGCCTTGGCCAGGTCGCCCGCGAGCGTCGGGCCGAAGGTCTGCTTGGCCAGACCGAAGTTGTTCTGGGCGAGGTTGCCGAAGAACGTGCCGACGAAGTTGGCAGCTGCGTCGTAGTCGCCGGTCCAGCCGAGGAGGAAGGCGTCATACGCGCCGGCGTCAACGCCGTCGAGGTAACCGCCGGCCCACGGCTTGGTGGACTGGGTGACCTTGATGCCTGCAGCCTCGAGGTCGGTGACCATCGCCTGGTAGAGCTTCTGCGGGTTCGGCATGTACGGACGCGAGACCTCCGACGGGTACGCGAAGTTGAGCGTCAGGCCTCCGGCCGCGGTGATTGCGGCCTTGGCTGCTGCCGCGTCGTACTTCGTGGCCTCGAGCGACTTGTTGTAGCCGCTCACGGTGTCAGGCATCATCTGCGTCGCGACCGTGGCGCCCTCAGGGAGCTGGGTCTTGACGAGCTGTTCGCGGTTGATGGCCTGGTAGATGGCCTTGCGAACCTTGACGTCCTGGAGTTTCGGGTTCTTGTTGGGGTTGAGGCCGACGTAGAACACGTTGAACGGCTTGCGGATCTCGAGCTTGTTGCCCTCGCTCTCCAGACCCTTCCAGTCAGCCGGGTTGGGCAGGTCGTAGCCGTTGATGCTCTTGGCCTGCAGCTCCTGGCGACGGGTGCTCTCGTCGGGGATGATCTTGAAGACGACCTTGGCGTTCTTGGCCTTCTCGCCCCAGTACTCGTCGTTGCGCACGAGCGTGACCGTCTTGTTGGCCTCGTCGTACTTCTCGAGCTTGTAGGGGCCGGTGCCGACGGGAGCCGTCGCGTAGGCGGGGAAGGTGAAGCCCTCTCCCTGTGCGGCGATCTCGTTGGCCTTGCCGGCGGTCATCGCCTTTGGCGACTGCATCGACAGCGATTCGAGCGAGAGGAACGTCGGGAAGCCGGAGGTCGGGCGGGTGACCGAGAGGATCACGGTCTTCTCGTCCTTGGCCTCGCAGCCCTTGTAGAGGGAGTCCGCGGCCTTGGCCTTGAACGCACCGAAGGTGTTGGCCCAGTACTCGCCGCGGACCTGGCCGGCGTCGTTCTGGTCAAACATGCGCTCGAAGTTCTTGCAGACCGCGTCAGCGTTGAACGGCTCGCCGTCCTGAAACTTCACACCGGTGCGAAGCGTGAACGTCCAGTTGGTGCCGGAGGCGTCCGGTTCCCACTTCTCAGCGAGCTCGGGCTCGACCTCGGCGCTGCCGGCCTTGATGCCGACGAGGCCCTCGAACATCTGACGGGTGACCCGGAAGGTCTCACCGTCGGTGGCATAGAAGGGGTCGAGCACACTGGGGGCGCCTGCAGCGCCGAAGGTGAAGGTGGACGAGCCGCCGTCACTCGTACCAGTCGTCTCTGTGCCTTCGTCACGGTCCGACTGGGCGCAGGCCGTCAGGGCCAGCGCAGCAACAGTCAGCACGGCGAACGGCGTCGCCTTGCGCTTGAACGTCATCGATACCTCGCTTGGGTGTGCGAACCTCGAGAGCCACGGTTGACCCCCGAAGGGTGGTGCGACCGTGCAGCGGGGCGACTGTGCTGTGCCTCACTGCCATGGTCGGGTTGACCATAGCGACATTCATCCGTCGTGGTCCCCAGCATGCGCATTGTTTATCGGAGTGAGACCCAGAGGTCAGGAGGAACTGCGGCGTGAGCAGCGAAGAGCCGAAGAGCCCCGTTGAAGTGGTGGCTGCTGCGATCGTCGACGACCTCGAGCAGCCGACCAGGCTGCTCGCGGCCAGACGCACCGAGCCGCGGTCCCTCGCCGGAGGCTGGGAGCTGCCGGGCGGCAAGCTCGATCCGGGGGAGAGCAGCGTGGAGGCCCTGCACCGGGAACTGGTGGAAGAGCTCGGCGTCGACGTCGTCCTTGGTGACCTCGTGGAAGGCCCGATGGAGCGGGGACGATGGCCGCTCGGCACGGCATACGCCATGACTGTGTTCCTCGCCGTGGTCATCAGAGGTGACCCGAAACCGCTCGAGGACCACGACCAGCTGCGCTGGCTGACGACTGCTGATCTGTATGCCGTCGAGTGGCTTCCAGCGGACCTCCCGATCATCAGGATGCTCGGTTCGCGGATGGCTCGCTGACGCCGTTTTCGTCAATGAGCCAAGTCCTGAGACACTTGGCATCATGCCCATCACTACTCGCGACGACATCCGAAACGTCGCCATCGTCGCGCACGTCGACCACGGAAAGACCACTCTGGTCGACAAGATGCTCTGGGAGTCCGGTGCCTTCGAGGCCCGAGCCACCGTCGAGTCCACTGGCGAGCGCGTCATGGACTCCGGTGACCTGGAGCGCGAGAAGGGGATCACGATCCTCGCCAAGAACACCGCGGTGCACTACGCGGGCAAGGCGGCGCTCGATGCCGGTCTGGCTGACGGCCTGACGATCAACATCATCGACACCCCCGGTCACGCCGACTTCGGTGGCGAGGTCGAGCGCGGTCTGTCGATGGTCGACGGTGTCGTCCTGCTCGTCGACGCGTCCGAGGGACCGCTGCCGCAGACGCGCTTCGTCCTGCGCAAGGCCCTTGCTGCCAACATGCCCGTCATCCTCTGCATCAACAAGGTCGACCGTCCCGACTCCCGCATCCAGGAAGTCGTCGACGAGGTCTACGAGCTCTTCATGGATCTCGAGGCGACCGAGGAGCAGATCGAGTTCCCGATCGTCTATGCCTCCGCCAAGAACGGCCGTGCGTCGATGGAGCGTCCCGACAACGGTGGCCTGCCCACCGGTGAGGACCTCACGGCCCTCTTCGAGACGATCATCGGCACCATCCCGGCGCCGACCTATGACCCGGAGACGCCGCTGCAGGCGCACGTCACCAACCTCGACGCATCCAACTTCCTTGGCCGCCTTGCTCTCCTGCGCGTCTTCAACGGCGAGATCAAGAAGGGCCAGCAGGTTGCGTGGTGCAAGCACGACGGCACCATCGAGCGCGTCAAGATCACCGAGCTCCTCATGACCGAGGCCCTCGAGCGCAAGCCGCTCGAGGACGGCAAGTCGGCCCGCCCCGGCGACATCATCGCCATCGCGGGCATCCCCGACATCATGATCGGTGACACCATCGCCGACGCCGAGAACCCCATCGCGCTGCCCATCATCACCGTGGACGAGCCCGCCATCTCGATGACGATCGGCACCAACACCAGCCCGATGGTCGGCAAGGTCCGTGGCTCCAAGGTCACCGCTCGGATGGTCAAGGACCGCCTCGACAAGGAGCTCGTCGGCAACGTCTCGCTCCGTGTGCTGCCGACCGAGCGTCCCGACGCCTGGGAGGTCCAAGGGCGTGGCGAGCTCGCGCTGGCCATCCTCGTCGAGCAGATGAAGCGTGAAGGCTTCGAGCTCACGGTCGGCAAGCCCCAGGTGGTCACGCAGCAGATCGACGGCAAGCTCCACGAGCCGGTCGAGCGCCTCACGATCGACACGCCGGAGGAGTACCTCGGTGCCATCACCCAGCTCCTCGCGGCGCGCAAGGGCCGCATGGAGCAGATGACCAACCACGGCACCGGCTGGGTCCGCATGGAGTTCCTCGTGCCCTCACGTGGCCTCATCGGCTTCCGGACGCAGTTCCTCACGGACACCCGTGGCGCTGGCATCGCGCATCACGTCTTCGAAGCCTACGAGCCGTGGTTCGGCACCATCACGACCCGCACGTCCGGCTCGCTCGTCGCCGACCGCACCGGCCCGGTCACCGCCTACTCGATGGTCAACCTCCAGGAGCGTGGCACGCTGTTCGTCGAGCCCGCGACCGAGGTCTACGAGGGCATGATCATCGGCGAGAACTCGCGTGCGGACGACATGGACGTCAACATCACCAAGGAGAAGAAGCTCACGAACGTGCGTGCTTCCTCTGCTGACAACTTCGAAAAGGTCGTTCCGCCCCGCCGCCTCACCCTCGAGCAGGCTCTGGAGTTCTGTCGCGAGGACGAGTGTGTCGAGGTGACCCCGGAGGCAGTCCGTATCCGCAAGGTCGAGCTCGACCAGACCGTCCGCGGCCGCACGGCTTCTCGCGGTCGCAAGGCCTGAGGCGACCTGCCACCAGGATCCCGCTCAGGAGCGCAGCACGTGAGTACTCTCCCCGCCAGATATCGACCTCGCCGCGAGCGAGGGCGTCTCTGGGCGCTCACGGCTGCGGTGGTCGTGGTCGTCATGGGTGGGGCCGTCGGGTGCAGCGTCTTCGGTGGCGACGACGACCCGTCCGCGACTCCTGCTGTCACGGCCTCGCATGAGCGCACCGACGAACGTGGTGGCACGCTCAAGGCGCTCTCGCTCGGGCCGGTGCTCAGCTGGGACCCGCAGCGGATCGGTGGGCGCGACGACGCAGCCTTCGCGGGCCGCACGTTCCTGCGGACCCTCACGGCCTACAAGCCCAGCACCGACCCCGGGAACCAATCGCGGCTCGTGGGCGATCTGGCGACCGACACCGGCACGCCCAACAAGGACCTGACCTCGTGGTCGTTCACGCTGCGCGAAGGGATTGCGTGGGAGGACGGCAGCCCGGTCACGTGCGAAGACCTCAAGTACGGCATCTCGCGGACGTTCGCCACGTCCGTCATCACCGGCGGATCCACCGATGCGCTCGCCGTGCTCGCCGTGCCGAAGCAGCCTGACGGCAGCTCCGTCTATGCAGGCCCCTATGTCGCGGCCAAGACCGCAGCGGCTGGCATAGCGGCATACGACAAGGCCGTGGCCTGTCGTGGCACGACCATCACATTCGGCCTGAGCTCACCGGTGAGCGACTTCAACGAGATGGTGACCCAGTCCGCGTTCGCCCCGGTGAAGAAGTCCGAGGACAAGGCCGCCGACGGGACCTTCGAGGTCTTCTCCAACGGGCCCTACAAGCTCTCGGACCCCTGGCGAGCATCGACGGGAGGGTCGTGGGTGCGCAACCCGCACTGGATCGCCTCGACCGACGAGGTCCGCCGAGCCTTCCCGGACCGCATCGACTATCAAGAGGGCATCGAGACCCAGACCGTTGCCCAGCAGATCATGGCGGACGGTGACAATTCGCGCAGTGCCGTGGCGATGGGTTCTGCGCCGCCGGCGATCCAGCAGCATATCCTCACCGTCGATGCGCTCAAGGAGCGTTCGGTGACGGCGGGAACCGGCCTGGTCGACTACCTGGTCCCCAACCTCAAGAGCCCGACCTTCGCATCGGTTGAGGCGCGCCAGGCACTGGCCGTCGCGACTAATCGCGAGGCCTATGTGACTGCCCTGGGCGGTGGAGCGACGGGTCGACCGACGCCCTCTCTCATCCCCCAGGCGCTGCCGGCAGCCCATGCCGACGATCCTCTCGAGGCCGGCAACCGCGGGAATGCCGGCCAGGCCAAGGTGTTGCTCGGCAAGGCAGGCCTGACCATCCCCGTGCCGATCAGGGTCGCCTACCGCTCCAGCCCCGTGGCAGACAAGGCGATGGCCTCGCTCGTCGCGGGTTGGACCGAGGCAGGTTTTGCGCCGAAGCTCACCCCGATCAAGGACGAGTACTTCACGTCGATCACCCAGCCAGCGGCGGCCACGTCCTATGACGTCTTCTGGTCCAACTGGGCGCCGGCATGGGCGTCGGCCGGAACGATCCTGCCTGCCCTGTTCGACAGTTCCATCAACATCACGCCGTCCGGACCCGGTCGTGACTACGGCTACTTCAACGACGCCAAGGTCAATGCCGAGATGGCCCGGA contains the following coding sequences:
- a CDS encoding ABC transporter ATP-binding protein: MTNTALSPTAHSSHSNAHSSSAEPLLSVRDLKVTFQRQGQEPFDAVQGVNFDVRPGQTVGLVGESGCGKSVTSLAIMGLLPKRGNKVSGTVTYDGTDLLSLSDQQMRDKRGKDIAMVFQDPLSSLNPVIPIGIQVTEVLERHRGMSRKAATPVARELLDRVGIPDPNQRLKDYPHQLSGGMRQRALIAIALACQPRLLIADEPTTALDVTIQAQILALLKELVQDTGTALVMITHDLGVVAGLCDEVNVLYGGRIVERGERHELFAEPRHPYTHGLLASIPRLDAPRGQRLTPIPGSVSDNLPWTSACAFAPRCSQPIEVCTQVMPELEEQHSRALRCHNPVEVPR
- a CDS encoding ABC transporter permease — encoded protein: MTNSPMDPRPNARKDRIDSLAATAGATAVKDLQIDTAGAVKDTGGVSLIASAWARLRRNPVFLFGATITLLFVLLAIVAPWIAPHDPTLRIPALLDRQSAASKVVEAIPGHSLGSDDFGRDLLSRLIVGARQTLIVGVFATVFGLIGGLFLGTLAGAFGGWVDSLVMRIVDVMLSIPSLLLAVSISALAPKPSQWTLIIAIATVQVPVFARLLRGSMLAQRSSDHVLAARALGVKQSAIVLRHMLPNSLGPVIVQSTLVLATSIIDAAALSFLGFGNADDRQPEWGQMLGAAQQYISDYPHLAFYPAACIIVVALGFTLMGESLREALDPKSRR
- a CDS encoding ABC transporter permease, which produces MLRFIVRRLIQMVAVLAVLSLLLFVWLKSLPGGTVSALLGERATPQSRAALEKVLGLDQPLWSQYLSFLGRILKGDFGVSNGVLVGRDALDIFLQRMPATLELSTFAMIIAVALGIPLGYMAARRHGSLLDNASVITSLVGVAIPVFFLAFLLKYIFAIKLGWLPVSGRQGSEIEGTRVTGFFVFDGLITREFDAAWDAFKHLILPAVALSSIPFAVIFRITRAAVLDVVDEDYIRTAESKGLSNRIIRGRHILRNAMLPVTTTIGLQIGALLAGAVLTEQVFSFGGVGNILAESFTKRDYPVLQVVILAAAAGYVIVNLLVDIAYAVIDPRVRTR
- a CDS encoding ABC transporter substrate-binding protein, encoding MTFKRKATPFAVLTVAALALTACAQSDRDEGTETTGTSDGGSSTFTFGAAGAPSVLDPFYATDGETFRVTRQMFEGLVGIKAGSAEVEPELAEKWEPDASGTNWTFTLRTGVKFQDGEPFNADAVCKNFERMFDQNDAGQVRGEYWANTFGAFKAKAADSLYKGCEAKDEKTVILSVTRPTSGFPTFLSLESLSMQSPKAMTAGKANEIAAQGEGFTFPAYATAPVGTGPYKLEKYDEANKTVTLVRNDEYWGEKAKNAKVVFKIIPDESTRRQELQAKSINGYDLPNPADWKGLESEGNKLEIRKPFNVFYVGLNPNKNPKLQDVKVRKAIYQAINREQLVKTQLPEGATVATQMMPDTVSGYNKSLEATKYDAAAAKAAITAAGGLTLNFAYPSEVSRPYMPNPQKLYQAMVTDLEAAGIKVTQSTKPWAGGYLDGVDAGAYDAFLLGWTGDYDAAANFVGTFFGNLAQNNFGLAKQTFGPTLAGDLAKADSIVDEAERTAAYEKLNQQIQEEYLPALAISHSPPALVVGDNVEGVVPSPLTAEEFSSVTVGGK
- a CDS encoding (deoxy)nucleoside triphosphate pyrophosphohydrolase, translated to MSSEEPKSPVEVVAAAIVDDLEQPTRLLAARRTEPRSLAGGWELPGGKLDPGESSVEALHRELVEELGVDVVLGDLVEGPMERGRWPLGTAYAMTVFLAVVIRGDPKPLEDHDQLRWLTTADLYAVEWLPADLPIIRMLGSRMAR
- the typA gene encoding translational GTPase TypA, producing the protein MPITTRDDIRNVAIVAHVDHGKTTLVDKMLWESGAFEARATVESTGERVMDSGDLEREKGITILAKNTAVHYAGKAALDAGLADGLTINIIDTPGHADFGGEVERGLSMVDGVVLLVDASEGPLPQTRFVLRKALAANMPVILCINKVDRPDSRIQEVVDEVYELFMDLEATEEQIEFPIVYASAKNGRASMERPDNGGLPTGEDLTALFETIIGTIPAPTYDPETPLQAHVTNLDASNFLGRLALLRVFNGEIKKGQQVAWCKHDGTIERVKITELLMTEALERKPLEDGKSARPGDIIAIAGIPDIMIGDTIADAENPIALPIITVDEPAISMTIGTNTSPMVGKVRGSKVTARMVKDRLDKELVGNVSLRVLPTERPDAWEVQGRGELALAILVEQMKREGFELTVGKPQVVTQQIDGKLHEPVERLTIDTPEEYLGAITQLLAARKGRMEQMTNHGTGWVRMEFLVPSRGLIGFRTQFLTDTRGAGIAHHVFEAYEPWFGTITTRTSGSLVADRTGPVTAYSMVNLQERGTLFVEPATEVYEGMIIGENSRADDMDVNITKEKKLTNVRASSADNFEKVVPPRRLTLEQALEFCREDECVEVTPEAVRIRKVELDQTVRGRTASRGRKA
- a CDS encoding ABC transporter substrate-binding protein, with product MSTLPARYRPRRERGRLWALTAAVVVVVMGGAVGCSVFGGDDDPSATPAVTASHERTDERGGTLKALSLGPVLSWDPQRIGGRDDAAFAGRTFLRTLTAYKPSTDPGNQSRLVGDLATDTGTPNKDLTSWSFTLREGIAWEDGSPVTCEDLKYGISRTFATSVITGGSTDALAVLAVPKQPDGSSVYAGPYVAAKTAAAGIAAYDKAVACRGTTITFGLSSPVSDFNEMVTQSAFAPVKKSEDKAADGTFEVFSNGPYKLSDPWRASTGGSWVRNPHWIASTDEVRRAFPDRIDYQEGIETQTVAQQIMADGDNSRSAVAMGSAPPAIQQHILTVDALKERSVTAGTGLVDYLVPNLKSPTFASVEARQALAVATNREAYVTALGGGATGRPTPSLIPQALPAAHADDPLEAGNRGNAGQAKVLLGKAGLTIPVPIRVAYRSSPVADKAMASLVAGWTEAGFAPKLTPIKDEYFTSITQPAAATSYDVFWSNWAPAWASAGTILPALFDSSINITPSGPGRDYGYFNDAKVNAEMARINTIADREDRERAWTALDVQLQTLGAYIGLAERRALYIAGSDVRNLSANEVTGGVVEFADIAVRQ